The Marinifilum sp. JC120 genome window below encodes:
- a CDS encoding GtrA family protein yields the protein MIAKPVFENKNRIPRWDNKGILRFIRYTCVGGGTFLFDLAMLYLFTDKLDWAPVFAAGLAFFIAVSINYLISRKLVFKGTTREFKQGYLGFILIAGTGLVVVTGGMFVMVDILKWQYVVSRILVSLITGMWNYLFNLYVNFKVAGKPLP from the coding sequence ATGATTGCGAAGCCCGTTTTTGAAAATAAAAATAGAATCCCTAGATGGGATAACAAAGGAATCCTGCGTTTCATTCGCTACACCTGTGTGGGAGGTGGAACATTCCTTTTCGATCTGGCCATGCTTTATCTGTTTACGGACAAACTAGACTGGGCCCCTGTATTTGCGGCAGGTCTGGCTTTCTTCATCGCAGTTTCAATAAATTACCTCATTAGTCGAAAGCTCGTATTCAAGGGCACGACCCGTGAATTTAAACAAGGTTACCTCGGCTTCATACTGATTGCCGGAACTGGACTGGTAGTTGTTACCGGAGGGATGTTCGTTATGGTAGACATTCTCAAATGGCAGTACGTCGTCTCACGAATCCTTGTTTCTTTGATCACCGGGATGTGGAATTATCTGTTCAATCTTTACGTCAATTTCAAGGTTGCGGGTAAGCCCCTACCCTAA
- a CDS encoding osmotically inducible protein OsmC, with product MTNEIKIEFGPGKKLSAVGDDYCIDVDMPVSEGGDGSAPEPTQLFLASLATCAAHYARIFCESKSLPMDGLGLNIRYKFNDDGNQITKFTYELTIPEGFPEKYKAALLRALDLCPIKKLLLSPPAFQLEIV from the coding sequence ATGACCAATGAAATCAAAATAGAGTTCGGTCCGGGTAAAAAACTTTCGGCTGTTGGTGATGATTACTGTATAGACGTTGATATGCCCGTTTCCGAGGGAGGAGATGGTTCCGCCCCGGAACCGACGCAGCTCTTCCTCGCTTCACTGGCTACCTGTGCGGCCCATTATGCCCGCATATTCTGTGAATCTAAATCCCTGCCCATGGATGGATTGGGACTTAACATCAGATACAAATTTAATGATGACGGAAACCAGATAACCAAGTTCACCTACGAACTCACTATTCCAGAAGGTTTCCCGGAAAAATACAAAGCCGCCCTGCTTCGCGCGCTGGACCTCTGTCCAATCAAGAAACTGCTCCTGAGCCCCCCGGCTTTCCAACTTGAAATAGTCTAA
- a CDS encoding N-acetyltransferase → MTISFSWNKEFSADELEKLFLSVEWESGKYPEKLKQAMFNSHKVFSVRDGDRLIGLINSITDQVLTAYFQYLLVDPEYQGHGLGKKLVTGMLETYSEIPRKVLIAMEDKVGFYKNCGFTHHIEKAPMFVSTL, encoded by the coding sequence ATGACAATATCATTTAGCTGGAACAAAGAATTCAGCGCTGATGAACTTGAAAAGCTCTTCCTTTCTGTAGAATGGGAATCCGGGAAATATCCGGAAAAATTGAAGCAAGCCATGTTTAATTCCCATAAAGTCTTTTCAGTCCGCGATGGAGATCGCCTGATAGGATTAATCAATTCCATAACCGACCAAGTACTGACCGCATATTTCCAGTACCTGCTTGTAGACCCTGAATATCAGGGACATGGACTAGGAAAAAAACTGGTAACGGGAATGCTGGAAACATACTCTGAAATTCCACGAAAAGTTTTGATCGCAATGGAAGACAAGGTCGGCTTTTACAAAAATTGCGGCTTCACTCACCATATAGAGAAAGCACCTATGTTTGTATCCACCTTATAA
- a CDS encoding MarR family transcriptional regulator, giving the protein MNPIVEKYMVLVEKISNTTKAYKSFGTDVNIYRSEIHIIQLIGDRQGVHISEISRLIGVTKGTVSQIVRRLESKGLVVKRTDESNNTRQIANLTEKGMSAYQAHVDYHQQKHKEMENFLESLTPENKALLENFLNKAYDMIEDHL; this is encoded by the coding sequence ATGAATCCGATAGTAGAAAAATACATGGTGCTGGTTGAAAAGATCTCGAATACCACAAAGGCATACAAATCTTTTGGTACTGATGTGAACATTTACCGTAGCGAAATCCATATCATTCAGTTGATTGGGGATCGCCAAGGTGTTCATATTTCAGAAATATCCAGACTGATAGGGGTAACCAAAGGTACAGTTTCGCAAATTGTAAGGAGACTGGAAAGCAAAGGGTTGGTTGTAAAAAGGACAGACGAAAGCAACAATACCCGCCAAATTGCCAACCTAACAGAAAAAGGCATGTCCGCTTATCAGGCCCATGTTGATTATCACCAGCAAAAACATAAGGAGATGGAGAACTTCTTGGAGTCGCTAACTCCCGAAAACAAGGCGCTTTTGGAAAACTTTCTCAACAAAGCATATGATATGATCGAAGATCATTTGTAA
- a CDS encoding diguanylate cyclase: MENSLKILLVDDNAVNLTLLERLLKDEEAELYKAMDGEEAIGLCRENDFALILLDVQMPGMDGYETARVIKDIESCCLVPIIFLTAIYKDPAYARMAYEAGAVDFLTQPIDPPTLRGKVGVFLELKRQKDRLEREIAQRIMTEQALRAAEEKYRNIFERAVEGIFRSTLDGKFEEINPAYARILGYESSEEAVKSVHTDKLYKNPGDRREFLKKLMQEKSLRDYELRFRRKDGSLIWVSESCRLFEEGGEFYIEGVVEDITHRKLCELELQEKATLDALTGIPNRYLFFDRLGKSVANAGRYREKLALLFIDLNDFKQVNDQYGHHTGDMLLSKVAGRLKSRLRASDTFARLGGDEFCVLLERPANRDSIAQVADEFIDCFSAPFEFEGISCSVGASIGISVYPENGSKSEELVKKADQAMYRVKEQKDCKYCFYSAED, translated from the coding sequence ATGGAAAATAGCCTGAAAATATTGCTGGTGGACGATAATGCCGTCAACTTGACTCTTCTCGAGCGTTTGCTGAAAGATGAAGAGGCTGAGTTGTACAAGGCTATGGATGGGGAGGAGGCAATAGGGCTTTGTCGGGAAAATGATTTTGCCCTGATTCTGCTTGATGTGCAGATGCCCGGGATGGATGGTTACGAAACGGCTCGTGTCATCAAGGATATTGAGTCGTGCTGTCTAGTTCCGATCATTTTTCTAACCGCTATTTATAAAGATCCGGCCTATGCCCGTATGGCCTATGAGGCCGGTGCTGTCGATTTTCTTACGCAACCCATTGATCCGCCGACTTTAAGGGGAAAGGTCGGAGTTTTTTTGGAGTTGAAGAGACAGAAAGACAGGCTTGAACGGGAGATTGCGCAGCGTATCATGACCGAACAGGCGTTGCGGGCTGCTGAGGAAAAATACCGCAACATATTTGAAAGGGCTGTGGAGGGGATCTTTAGATCCACTCTTGATGGGAAATTTGAGGAGATCAATCCTGCCTATGCTCGCATCTTGGGTTATGAAAGTTCAGAAGAAGCTGTAAAATCTGTCCATACGGATAAGCTCTACAAGAATCCCGGTGACAGAAGGGAATTTCTTAAAAAACTGATGCAGGAGAAGTCCCTTCGGGATTATGAACTGCGTTTCAGGCGCAAAGACGGTTCTCTTATTTGGGTCTCGGAGAGTTGTCGTCTGTTTGAAGAAGGTGGTGAGTTTTATATCGAAGGTGTGGTTGAAGATATCACCCACCGCAAGCTCTGCGAGCTTGAATTGCAGGAGAAAGCCACTCTTGATGCCCTGACCGGAATCCCGAACCGTTACCTTTTTTTTGATCGGTTGGGTAAATCTGTGGCTAATGCAGGTCGTTACAGAGAAAAATTGGCTCTGCTATTTATAGACCTGAACGATTTCAAACAGGTTAATGATCAATACGGGCACCATACCGGAGATATGTTGCTCTCCAAGGTCGCGGGAAGGCTTAAGTCTCGTTTGCGGGCGTCAGACACTTTTGCCCGGCTGGGTGGTGATGAATTTTGTGTTCTGCTTGAACGTCCTGCGAATCGGGATAGTATTGCGCAGGTTGCCGACGAATTTATTGATTGTTTTTCAGCTCCGTTTGAATTTGAAGGAATCAGCTGTAGTGTCGGGGCTTCGATAGGTATCAGTGTCTATCCGGAAAACGGTTCCAAATCCGAGGAGCTGGTCAAAAAAGCTGATCAGGCCATGTACCGGGTTAAGGAACAGAAGGATTGCAAGTACTGTTTTTATAGCGCAGAGGATTAA
- a CDS encoding NADH-quinone oxidoreductase subunit B gives MAEKNLLTPGGHVIEDGIVHLELAEDAMNICRSMSLWPMTFGLACCAIEMMAVGMARFDMARFGAEVFRPSARQADLMIVAGTVTKKMAPAVVRLYEQMPAPKWVLALGNCAISGGPFKFKGQYGIVEGVDNLIPVDVYVPGCPPRPEALLEGLFQIQEKVTGKRWWPVPEELEKERAL, from the coding sequence ATGGCCGAGAAAAATCTCCTGACCCCTGGCGGGCATGTCATTGAAGATGGGATTGTCCATCTCGAACTTGCCGAAGACGCCATGAATATCTGCCGCTCCATGTCGCTCTGGCCTATGACTTTCGGGTTGGCCTGTTGCGCCATTGAGATGATGGCTGTGGGTATGGCCCGTTTTGATATGGCCCGTTTCGGGGCCGAGGTTTTCCGTCCTTCCGCCCGTCAGGCTGACCTGATGATTGTGGCCGGGACTGTTACCAAAAAAATGGCCCCGGCAGTTGTGCGTCTTTATGAACAGATGCCTGCTCCCAAATGGGTTCTGGCTCTTGGGAATTGTGCCATTTCCGGTGGTCCGTTCAAGTTCAAGGGTCAGTACGGAATAGTAGAAGGCGTGGACAACCTCATTCCGGTTGATGTTTATGTTCCCGGCTGTCCGCCGCGGCCCGAAGCCTTGCTTGAAGGTTTGTTCCAGATTCAGGAAAAGGTGACTGGAAAACGCTGGTGGCCTGTGCCTGAAGAGCTTGAGAAGGAGCGTGCCTTATGA
- a CDS encoding NADH-quinone oxidoreductase subunit A: MVFSWLQFAIFMFLIGGLLFAGGPLLLSALVSPRAKGGDMGMPYECGMKPHGRAWNQFGISYYVYALLFLAFDVDVLYLFPVSVWYPHADGMFYFLEVAGFLSVLAIAIIYFWKKGVFTWPRKIS, from the coding sequence ATGGTTTTCAGCTGGCTTCAGTTTGCCATCTTCATGTTTTTGATAGGTGGGCTGCTCTTTGCAGGCGGACCTCTTCTCTTGTCCGCACTTGTTTCACCGAGAGCGAAGGGTGGAGATATGGGCATGCCTTATGAATGCGGCATGAAACCGCACGGCAGGGCATGGAATCAATTCGGCATCAGTTACTATGTGTACGCCTTGCTGTTTCTGGCCTTTGATGTTGACGTCCTTTACCTTTTCCCGGTTTCCGTCTGGTATCCCCATGCTGATGGAATGTTCTACTTTCTTGAAGTTGCCGGGTTCCTGTCTGTTCTTGCTATCGCGATTATTTATTTCTGGAAAAAAGGAGTGTTCACATGGCCGAGAAAAATCTCCTGA
- a CDS encoding heme biosynthesis protein HemY → MLKITEKAKEVLDQHFDEKDKEPIRIYIASACSGTRLALGIDSAKDGDETINLEGYDFVVDKELFEQAKPMQIDLSPMGIEISSSLVFEEAEGGCGSCCGGCG, encoded by the coding sequence ATGCTTAAGATCACAGAAAAAGCAAAAGAAGTTCTTGATCAGCACTTTGATGAAAAAGACAAAGAGCCGATTCGCATATACATCGCTTCCGCATGCAGCGGAACCCGTCTGGCGCTTGGAATTGATTCCGCAAAAGACGGTGATGAAACCATCAATCTGGAAGGCTACGACTTTGTAGTAGACAAAGAGCTTTTTGAACAGGCTAAGCCTATGCAGATTGACCTTTCCCCTATGGGAATTGAAATCTCTTCTTCCCTCGTCTTCGAAGAAGCCGAAGGTGGATGCGGCAGCTGCTGCGGCGGTTGCGGCTAA
- a CDS encoding MFS transporter — MKQETRIVWIAAMIQLLNIVDFMMVMPLGPDISNDLPITNPDIGLICGCYTLAVGFSGLACAKFLDKYDRKNVAVVTVFGLSLATLCATLCWDLSTLIGARILAGLFGGPAAAIAFSMVCDAVPPERRGKAMAIVMGTFSISAIAAIPFGLELAERGTWKTPFYAIAILGFILLFLIIKFTPSMRGHLQAKVAPLSLGKLLSNKKYLLAFFMMFTAMISSYAIIPNISAYFQINLGYPRSSLGFLYLVGGAFSLVLIQIGGRSSDKIGPIPTNIIGTVLLIIFLYDGFMHSPNSPLLVIFIMFMGMVCFRNVSATTEASKLPAPHERAGFMSLYSSVQHIGNGIGALVASAILSTGPTGELVDMKWVGLLAIVLAIFQPLALMAIRKPTPRTDGVAQKAN; from the coding sequence ATGAAACAGGAAACAAGAATTGTCTGGATTGCAGCAATGATCCAGCTACTTAATATTGTGGATTTTATGATGGTTATGCCTTTAGGTCCGGACATTTCAAATGACCTCCCAATAACTAATCCGGACATTGGTCTTATCTGCGGATGCTATACTCTAGCAGTGGGCTTTTCCGGTCTTGCCTGCGCAAAATTTCTTGATAAGTATGACCGTAAAAATGTTGCAGTTGTTACTGTCTTCGGACTTTCACTTGCCACCTTATGCGCAACGCTATGCTGGGATCTGTCGACCTTGATAGGCGCAAGAATTCTTGCCGGATTATTCGGCGGGCCTGCGGCTGCGATTGCATTCTCCATGGTCTGCGATGCAGTACCACCTGAAAGGCGAGGAAAAGCAATGGCAATTGTCATGGGAACCTTTTCCATTTCTGCTATTGCAGCTATTCCTTTCGGGCTGGAATTAGCAGAAAGAGGAACATGGAAAACCCCTTTCTACGCCATAGCCATTCTCGGATTTATCCTTCTTTTTCTCATCATTAAATTCACTCCCTCCATGAGAGGCCATTTACAGGCAAAAGTAGCACCTCTCTCGCTGGGAAAATTGTTATCCAACAAAAAATATTTGCTGGCATTTTTCATGATGTTCACAGCGATGATATCTTCATACGCAATCATCCCGAATATTTCCGCTTATTTTCAGATCAACCTTGGCTACCCCAGATCTTCACTTGGCTTCCTCTATCTTGTGGGAGGAGCATTCAGTCTAGTTCTTATTCAGATTGGAGGTAGATCTTCAGACAAGATTGGACCTATTCCGACTAACATTATTGGTACTGTTTTACTGATTATCTTTCTCTATGACGGCTTTATGCACTCACCCAATTCGCCCCTGCTAGTCATATTTATTATGTTCATGGGCATGGTCTGCTTCAGGAACGTCTCAGCGACAACTGAAGCATCCAAACTCCCGGCACCACATGAACGTGCAGGTTTCATGTCCCTTTACTCATCGGTTCAGCATATAGGCAACGGAATCGGCGCACTTGTGGCCTCTGCAATATTAAGCACCGGCCCTACCGGAGAACTTGTGGACATGAAATGGGTTGGCTTACTGGCTATTGTGTTGGCTATTTTCCAACCTTTGGCCTTAATGGCAATCCGTAAACCAACCCCAAGAACGGATGGAGTAGCTCAAAAAGCAAATTAA
- a CDS encoding YkgJ family cysteine cluster protein: MNLFEYLELQYRKWRLKRKRQNVVIRGNCKMCGSCCRSICLNVGNKWLKTKKHLANAIDEDEALSRFEICGKTEEGYLKFSCTCLNENGTCDDYENRPRLCRTFPNPSIFMQFGELPAGCGFRMSTEIDFEKVLHEAMDDQDDIKSGHIPNGK, encoded by the coding sequence ATGAACCTATTCGAGTATCTGGAACTTCAATACCGCAAATGGCGTCTTAAAAGAAAAAGACAGAACGTAGTCATACGCGGAAATTGCAAAATGTGTGGTAGCTGCTGCCGCTCTATCTGCCTTAACGTTGGCAATAAATGGCTGAAAACAAAAAAACATTTGGCAAATGCGATTGATGAAGACGAAGCTTTATCGCGCTTTGAAATCTGCGGTAAAACCGAGGAAGGTTACCTTAAGTTTTCCTGCACCTGCCTGAACGAAAACGGTACATGCGACGATTACGAGAACCGCCCCCGCCTTTGCCGCACCTTTCCAAATCCCTCAATTTTCATGCAATTCGGCGAACTGCCTGCCGGATGCGGCTTTCGCATGTCAACTGAAATAGATTTCGAAAAAGTACTGCATGAAGCAATGGATGACCAAGACGACATCAAATCCGGGCACATCCCCAACGGTAAATGA
- a CDS encoding AraC family transcriptional regulator, whose product MTKQNEKLIFHELESIPDVTLVEASGIANRFPRHVHTSFIFSLIDRGERKVSINSQTYSYRAGEMCILPPGTPHSCESISGNKFGPHSYRSLCVSASYLQKLAEEISGKSCMEPHFDPEVIYIDFEQNSFNELFALQKTKGTVLEKQAALNTFLYHAIEHLSTRKLIPEKTGPQHEALDRVKEYIDKNFKNKMTLHNLADTGCISPFHLQKLFVKKYGISPQEHIISSRILEAKTRIQSGESLTEAALNSGFSDQSHFSRHFKRVIGISPGRFLRENK is encoded by the coding sequence ATGACAAAACAAAATGAAAAACTGATCTTCCATGAGTTGGAAAGCATACCTGACGTAACACTTGTGGAAGCAAGCGGAATTGCTAACCGGTTCCCTCGTCACGTCCACACCAGTTTCATATTCAGCCTGATAGACCGTGGCGAGCGCAAGGTCAGTATTAATTCCCAAACATATTCATACCGTGCCGGGGAGATGTGCATACTTCCCCCCGGCACTCCACATAGCTGTGAATCAATTTCAGGAAACAAATTCGGCCCCCATTCCTATCGTTCCCTTTGCGTCAGTGCTTCATATCTGCAAAAACTAGCCGAAGAAATCAGCGGAAAATCATGCATGGAACCACATTTTGATCCTGAAGTAATTTATATCGATTTTGAGCAAAACTCATTCAACGAATTGTTCGCCTTACAAAAAACAAAAGGAACAGTGCTTGAGAAACAAGCCGCCCTGAATACATTTCTCTACCATGCCATAGAACATCTCAGCACCCGAAAATTAATACCGGAAAAAACCGGACCACAACATGAAGCTTTGGACAGAGTAAAAGAATACATCGATAAAAATTTCAAGAATAAAATGACCCTGCATAATCTTGCGGATACCGGGTGCATCAGCCCTTTTCACCTGCAAAAACTTTTTGTAAAAAAGTATGGAATTTCCCCGCAGGAACACATCATCTCCAGCCGGATACTTGAGGCTAAGACCCGGATTCAATCAGGGGAATCACTAACTGAAGCTGCACTTAATTCCGGTTTTTCTGACCAAAGTCATTTTTCTCGCCATTTCAAAAGGGTAATAGGTATATCACCCGGACGTTTTCTCCGGGAGAACAAGTAG
- a CDS encoding transglutaminase domain-containing protein yields the protein MHSIKKFPSILSAAILCISLCACSTVNYQAQLSPYSNSIKTILETSGSNRSELEDFISKYEDQPEKHQAAQFLVANLPPSDRAGLSTDQLTENLDYAFLARKSTAWGRNVSWTDFLHYVLPHRVSQEKAVSWRKDFYNELLPLVSECASMEEAVLAVNRWCFSKTGFKSTQRWDQNSIMTINRGWGRCEEAVILAVSALRSVGIPARQAMVPAWQHSNDNHTWTEVQVDGKWHYIESANPDYGLDHAWFSGSVRKAPLVISYAYGDVDSSDYPILGRSFGCTLINTTARYAPASEAEIMVTDSKGKPVPEARIFFSVLNYASFRPVASKITDTEGKAKIILGPGSVLISATQKGNAAYAGSIWIPGEQTQRAPIILRLQADNKPEGTISFRFAYNDNLNIPTPPKNSEGARKAEFDSIKEMRLKKLAGMKKSAELSYPQHAETITKAGLNTPQVQQAIANCPARYRDSLIKLISIMGPADLLTIATDELIEIARFSDLAREQAKSAGLNYTDQIFTEYVLNPRIMYEQQSSWRELLHEKFNLPKTGGLRKLLKKIELFNTEISSIQRGPLGNSLTPCEVLDTRKASSKAEICIFNTALLRSAGIPARYLDEQGWIEFYDGKNWQPFYPQLPGQTGNKNATNQSKSFYSPWQSVKFKLPYFENKKRSPQYFKDFSVSQFIDGERFQIIEKTVQGKMDQKNKEWEISTPHGEYYLISVQRNEKNEPTISVHKIGK from the coding sequence ATGCATTCTATCAAAAAATTTCCCTCAATTCTGTCCGCTGCTATCCTCTGTATATCCCTGTGTGCCTGTTCAACTGTAAACTATCAGGCCCAACTCTCTCCATATTCGAATTCCATCAAAACAATTCTCGAAACTTCGGGCAGCAACCGTAGCGAATTGGAAGATTTCATTTCCAAATATGAAGACCAACCCGAAAAACATCAGGCCGCGCAATTTCTGGTTGCCAACCTGCCCCCTTCTGACCGGGCCGGACTTTCAACGGACCAGTTAACCGAGAACCTCGACTATGCATTTCTTGCCCGCAAATCTACTGCATGGGGAAGAAATGTCTCATGGACCGATTTCCTCCATTACGTTTTGCCTCACCGGGTAAGTCAGGAAAAAGCGGTCAGTTGGCGCAAAGATTTTTACAATGAATTACTCCCATTGGTCTCTGAGTGCGCATCCATGGAAGAGGCTGTGCTGGCGGTAAACCGCTGGTGTTTTTCTAAGACTGGATTCAAATCCACCCAACGCTGGGATCAGAATTCGATCATGACCATCAACCGCGGCTGGGGAAGATGCGAAGAAGCGGTTATCCTTGCAGTCAGTGCGTTGCGCAGTGTGGGCATCCCCGCACGGCAGGCCATGGTCCCTGCATGGCAGCATTCCAACGACAACCACACTTGGACTGAAGTTCAGGTAGACGGTAAATGGCATTACATTGAATCCGCCAACCCGGACTACGGACTTGACCATGCATGGTTCAGCGGCTCGGTGCGCAAGGCCCCGCTCGTCATCTCCTACGCATATGGTGATGTGGATTCATCGGATTATCCGATTTTGGGCCGTTCCTTCGGTTGCACACTCATCAACACCACCGCACGTTATGCCCCGGCAAGTGAAGCTGAAATTATGGTTACTGACTCCAAAGGCAAACCTGTCCCAGAAGCAAGAATATTTTTCTCGGTATTGAATTACGCATCCTTTCGCCCTGTTGCCAGCAAGATTACCGATACGGAAGGAAAGGCAAAAATAATTCTCGGCCCCGGATCCGTACTTATTTCAGCTACACAGAAAGGGAACGCTGCATATGCTGGCTCCATCTGGATTCCCGGAGAACAAACTCAGCGAGCTCCAATCATACTTCGATTGCAAGCAGACAATAAACCGGAAGGGACCATTAGCTTTCGTTTTGCCTACAATGACAATCTGAATATCCCTACACCGCCTAAAAATTCAGAAGGAGCCAGAAAAGCTGAATTCGACTCCATCAAAGAAATGCGGCTGAAAAAACTGGCAGGCATGAAAAAAAGCGCGGAGCTATCGTACCCTCAACATGCTGAAACCATTACAAAAGCGGGATTAAACACCCCGCAAGTCCAACAGGCCATCGCCAACTGCCCCGCTCGCTACCGGGATTCATTAATCAAACTGATATCCATAATGGGCCCGGCTGATTTGCTGACCATTGCAACTGATGAATTGATCGAAATTGCACGGTTCTCCGATCTGGCCAGAGAACAGGCTAAATCTGCCGGATTAAATTATACTGACCAAATTTTCACTGAATACGTTCTCAATCCGCGGATAATGTACGAGCAGCAAAGCAGTTGGCGCGAGCTTCTGCACGAGAAGTTCAATCTGCCCAAAACTGGTGGATTGAGGAAACTGCTGAAAAAAATTGAACTCTTTAATACCGAAATATCATCAATTCAGCGCGGACCATTGGGAAATTCACTTACTCCCTGCGAAGTTCTGGATACCCGCAAAGCATCCTCAAAGGCGGAGATCTGCATCTTTAACACCGCACTGCTGCGTAGTGCTGGCATCCCGGCCCGATACCTTGATGAACAGGGCTGGATTGAATTCTACGATGGTAAAAACTGGCAGCCTTTTTATCCCCAACTTCCGGGACAGACAGGCAATAAAAACGCAACGAACCAGAGCAAATCTTTTTATTCCCCATGGCAAAGTGTAAAATTCAAACTCCCCTATTTTGAAAACAAGAAACGAAGCCCGCAGTACTTTAAAGATTTTTCAGTGTCCCAATTTATAGACGGGGAAAGATTTCAAATTATTGAAAAAACTGTTCAAGGTAAAATGGACCAAAAAAACAAAGAATGGGAGATAAGCACTCCTCACGGAGAATATTACCTGATCAGTGTCCAAAGGAACGAAAAGAACGAACCTACTATCTCTGTCCACAAAATCGGCAAATAA
- a CDS encoding cupin domain-containing protein: MTTEEFPTLAANGTIETTTGAINCSDLNWNPHPAFKGVYLKHLITGDKTANQLSCHIVRIDPGCTLETHIHENQWELHEIINGKGSARLAEKTTPYHPGKSAIIPKGEQHSVKAGPEGLTLLAKFFPALI, encoded by the coding sequence ATGACCACTGAAGAATTCCCCACCCTTGCCGCAAACGGAACAATTGAGACAACAACCGGGGCCATCAATTGTTCGGACCTAAACTGGAATCCGCATCCGGCATTTAAAGGTGTATACCTCAAACATCTCATAACCGGGGACAAAACCGCAAACCAGCTCAGCTGTCACATTGTCAGAATTGATCCCGGCTGCACTCTTGAAACACATATTCATGAAAACCAATGGGAATTGCATGAAATTATTAACGGCAAAGGCAGTGCCAGACTTGCGGAGAAAACCACACCCTATCACCCCGGAAAATCTGCAATCATTCCAAAGGGGGAACAGCATAGCGTAAAGGCCGGACCGGAGGGTCTAACTCTACTTGCCAAGTTTTTCCCGGCTTTGATATGA